From the genome of Streptomyces sp. NBC_01116, one region includes:
- a CDS encoding DUF2267 domain-containing protein produces the protein MITEARGPREHQQPYSTGYEQLLEMIRYEGAYPTRERADEAVRLVLAGLGRQLTGDERVDLARCLPHEAARVLTSQIPGPQPLTGWDFAKDVATRSGASLATTRWDIGAVFTAVSAQAGPLLITRILHQLPTGWALLFGQADLTPAA, from the coding sequence GTGATCACCGAAGCGCGCGGACCGCGAGAGCACCAGCAGCCGTACTCGACCGGGTACGAGCAGCTGCTGGAGATGATTCGCTACGAAGGCGCCTACCCAACCCGTGAGCGGGCCGACGAAGCCGTTCGCCTGGTGCTCGCCGGACTCGGGCGCCAACTGACCGGTGACGAACGCGTCGATCTGGCACGCTGCCTGCCCCATGAGGCGGCACGCGTACTGACCTCTCAGATTCCCGGCCCCCAGCCGCTCACCGGATGGGACTTCGCCAAGGACGTCGCCACCCGCTCCGGCGCGTCCCTGGCCACCACCCGCTGGGACATCGGCGCCGTCTTCACCGCAGTTTCCGCTCAGGCCGGCCCCTTGTTGATCACCCGCATCCTCCACCAGCTCCCCACAGGCTGGGCACTGCTGTTCGGCCAAGCCGATCTCACCCCAGCCGCGTAG
- a CDS encoding RNA polymerase sigma factor SigF, with product MPITSTKSGVVDSTPPWLPWIEDPWKVAPKDARELSSLFFERLQMLEEGTPDHQYARNTLIEMNLSLVHFSAKRFRNRGSGEMEDIIQVGTVGLIKAIDRFELSREVEFTSFAIPYIVGEIKRFFRDSTWAVHVPRRLQELRVTLAKTREELSGRLDRDPTVAELAKHLDLVEEEVIEGLIAANGYTAGSLDLPIGTEPNSAETVTYGDIKGDIDPAMELVEDLHALAPLLAELDDRDREIVTMRFGQEMTQAQIGEHLGISQMHVSRLLKRLLTQLRVAMLTQH from the coding sequence ATGCCGATAACCTCAACAAAATCGGGCGTGGTTGATAGCACTCCTCCCTGGCTTCCGTGGATCGAGGATCCGTGGAAGGTCGCTCCCAAGGACGCGCGGGAGCTGAGCTCCCTATTCTTCGAGCGATTGCAGATGCTCGAAGAGGGCACGCCCGATCACCAGTACGCCCGGAACACTTTGATCGAGATGAACCTGTCGCTGGTGCACTTCTCAGCCAAGCGCTTCCGCAACCGCGGCAGCGGTGAGATGGAGGACATCATCCAGGTCGGCACCGTCGGCCTGATCAAGGCGATCGACCGCTTCGAACTCAGCCGCGAAGTCGAGTTCACCTCCTTCGCCATCCCCTACATCGTCGGGGAGATCAAACGGTTCTTCCGCGACTCGACATGGGCCGTCCACGTGCCTCGCCGCCTGCAGGAACTGCGGGTCACCCTTGCCAAGACCCGCGAAGAGCTCTCCGGCCGGCTCGATCGCGACCCCACCGTCGCGGAACTTGCCAAACACCTGGACCTCGTGGAGGAAGAGGTGATCGAAGGCCTCATCGCCGCCAACGGCTACACCGCCGGCTCCCTCGACCTTCCCATCGGCACCGAACCGAACAGCGCCGAGACCGTCACCTACGGCGACATCAAGGGCGACATCGACCCCGCCATGGAACTGGTCGAGGACCTCCACGCCCTGGCCCCGCTCCTGGCGGAACTCGACGACCGGGACCGCGAGATCGTGACCATGCGCTTCGGACAGGAGATGACCCAGGCACAGATCGGCGAGCACCTCGGCATATCTCAGATGCACGTCTCCCGACTTCTCAAACGCCTGCTCACCCAGCTACGCGTGGCCATGCTCACCCAGCACTGA
- a CDS encoding MFS transporter, which produces MRQPLLHRPFRRVWLGETLSLVGDYSFEVAFIWLILQETGSVATLAAVLLVQAVPRGVLLLVGGAVTDRMSPRTVMFLSHLTRGSAVTLLGLIAFADGVQVWHLYALGALTGAAEAFFWPATASIMPSLLPSEHLARGNALVGFGEQGSRLLGPVLGGAMVTLFGSPTAILLNAGTFFLAALTVLAAPRKQPSGTAGETAKSIAAIRTEIVDGLRYAARSREIRIVLMLIGAAALSYSGLFSVGLPALAGSFPEGSLALGALLSAWGLGQLLGTIGAVFTGLPRRWGMLIIGMTLCEGIAFMLLGFLPSLWLAVTVLVLLGIGVAYSSDVALPTFIQTRAPAEALGRISSVMDLPRVTLEPLSIAAMGLLVGWDMRWGFALAAVPMLLVGITLVLDREARSLSTAPPHPQPQPEPKPDPATRSTSA; this is translated from the coding sequence GTGCGCCAGCCGCTTCTCCACCGCCCTTTCCGCCGGGTCTGGCTGGGTGAGACCCTGTCCCTGGTCGGGGACTACAGTTTCGAAGTCGCGTTCATCTGGCTGATCCTCCAGGAGACCGGGTCCGTCGCCACCCTCGCGGCGGTGTTGCTGGTGCAGGCGGTGCCGCGTGGCGTGCTGCTCCTGGTCGGCGGTGCCGTGACCGACCGCATGTCACCCCGTACCGTCATGTTCCTCTCGCACCTGACCAGGGGCTCCGCGGTCACTCTGCTCGGCCTCATCGCCTTTGCGGACGGCGTCCAGGTCTGGCATCTGTACGCACTCGGCGCGCTGACCGGAGCCGCCGAGGCGTTCTTCTGGCCGGCCACCGCGAGCATCATGCCCTCGCTCCTTCCCTCCGAGCACCTGGCCCGCGGAAATGCGCTGGTGGGATTCGGCGAGCAGGGATCCCGGCTCCTCGGCCCCGTCCTCGGCGGCGCAATGGTCACCCTCTTCGGTTCGCCGACGGCCATTCTGCTGAACGCCGGTACCTTCTTCCTCGCCGCGCTGACCGTACTCGCCGCGCCGCGGAAACAGCCGTCCGGAACCGCGGGGGAAACCGCCAAATCGATCGCCGCGATCCGTACCGAGATCGTCGACGGGCTCCGCTACGCCGCCCGGAGCCGGGAGATCCGTATCGTTCTCATGCTGATCGGCGCCGCCGCGCTCAGCTACAGCGGGCTCTTCAGCGTAGGGCTTCCCGCACTCGCCGGCAGCTTCCCGGAAGGCTCACTCGCCCTCGGGGCTCTGCTGTCCGCCTGGGGACTTGGCCAGTTGCTCGGCACCATCGGTGCCGTCTTCACGGGCCTACCACGACGCTGGGGCATGTTGATCATCGGGATGACGCTCTGCGAGGGTATCGCCTTCATGCTCCTGGGTTTCCTGCCCAGCCTCTGGCTGGCGGTGACGGTGCTGGTACTGCTCGGCATCGGCGTTGCGTACTCCAGCGACGTTGCCCTGCCCACCTTTATCCAGACCAGGGCCCCCGCCGAGGCGCTCGGCCGGATCAGCAGCGTGATGGACCTGCCCCGGGTCACGCTGGAGCCGCTCTCGATCGCGGCCATGGGCCTGCTGGTCGGGTGGGACATGCGTTGGGGGTTCGCCCTGGCGGCGGTCCCGATGCTCCTGGTCGGCATCACCCTGGTCCTCGACCGGGAGGCCCGCTCCCTGAGCACCGCGCCTCCCCACCCTCAGCCCCAGCCGGAACCGAAGCCCGACCCGGCAACCAGAAGCACCTCCGCCTGA
- a CDS encoding ATP-grasp domain-containing protein produces the protein MNALPASDLPTVAVVYGLGSAGPAAVLRAARALCEIVFVCDTAVPGVAPLLPGIRRQARVCEISGMDIREAAEVLRAERPDAVVTFSEFCLGVTAQLAEILGLPGHRPETVRLLTDKTAQRAALAAAGVDDTSTLEASSAAGVLAAVELLGHPVVVKPRVGAGSRDTLRLDGTEQHGRLAEIMSDGDERVFVVEKYLPGDPSAAGERWGDYVSVEAVVVRGEVRTICVTGKFALADPLRETGLFLPSTLSSGAERDVAALAAAAVRALGVRTGVTHTEVKLTPDGPRVIEVNGRVGGRAADLLRRAHGVDLLATACELALGRDVEPAPSPSGAVVFEYFIVPPRLVGELRSIDGADAVRAMPGVREVDVVAAPGQPVDWRFPAQRLGFVRGEVKNHDSLHGLIMELNKKFHLEYAVQ, from the coding sequence ATGAACGCGCTTCCCGCGTCGGATCTTCCGACGGTCGCCGTCGTCTACGGACTGGGTTCCGCCGGCCCCGCCGCCGTCCTGCGCGCGGCCCGCGCCCTGTGCGAGATCGTTTTCGTCTGCGACACCGCTGTCCCCGGGGTCGCGCCGCTGCTCCCCGGAATCCGACGGCAGGCACGTGTCTGCGAAATCAGCGGGATGGACATCCGAGAGGCGGCGGAGGTCCTGCGGGCCGAGCGGCCCGACGCCGTCGTCACCTTCAGCGAGTTCTGTCTCGGGGTCACCGCCCAACTCGCCGAAATCCTCGGACTGCCCGGCCATCGCCCCGAGACGGTACGGCTGCTCACCGACAAGACGGCTCAGCGCGCGGCGCTCGCTGCCGCGGGGGTCGACGACACCTCGACGTTGGAGGCGTCCTCCGCCGCCGGAGTGTTGGCCGCCGTGGAGCTCCTGGGCCATCCGGTGGTGGTCAAACCGCGAGTGGGGGCGGGCAGTCGGGACACCTTGCGTCTGGACGGCACGGAGCAGCACGGCCGACTCGCGGAGATCATGTCCGACGGCGACGAGCGGGTCTTCGTGGTGGAGAAGTATCTGCCGGGGGACCCCTCGGCGGCGGGTGAACGCTGGGGCGACTACGTCTCCGTCGAAGCCGTGGTCGTCCGTGGCGAGGTGCGGACGATCTGTGTGACGGGTAAGTTCGCCCTGGCCGACCCGCTCCGGGAGACGGGGCTCTTTCTGCCCTCGACCCTGTCTTCCGGGGCCGAGCGAGATGTCGCCGCCCTCGCGGCAGCCGCCGTACGGGCGCTGGGCGTGCGCACCGGGGTCACGCACACGGAGGTGAAGCTGACGCCGGACGGACCGCGTGTCATCGAGGTCAACGGCCGGGTCGGCGGCCGGGCCGCCGACCTGCTCCGGCGGGCCCATGGGGTGGACCTCCTTGCGACCGCCTGCGAACTGGCCCTAGGGAGAGACGTCGAACCGGCTCCCTCCCCGAGCGGGGCGGTCGTCTTCGAGTACTTCATCGTGCCGCCGCGCCTCGTCGGCGAACTCCGGTCGATCGACGGCGCCGACGCGGTGCGGGCGATGCCCGGAGTGCGCGAAGTCGATGTGGTAGCCGCGCCCGGGCAGCCAGTCGACTGGAGATTTCCCGCACAACGCCTCGGCTTCGTCCGTGGAGAAGTGAAGAACCATGACAGCCTGCACGGGCTCATCATGGAATTAAACAAGAAATTCCATCTGGAGTATGCGGTTCAGTGA
- a CDS encoding MbtH family protein — MNEDLYHVVVNHEEQYSIWPTYHDVPAGWRITGEPSTREECLRRIEEEWTDMTPKSARTAPADGARVATGTAG; from the coding sequence ATGAACGAGGATCTCTATCACGTGGTCGTCAACCACGAAGAGCAGTATTCGATCTGGCCCACCTACCATGACGTTCCAGCCGGTTGGCGCATCACGGGCGAGCCCTCGACACGCGAGGAGTGCCTGCGCCGCATCGAGGAGGAGTGGACCGACATGACCCCCAAGTCCGCGCGGACCGCCCCGGCGGACGGCGCGCGGGTCGCCACCGGCACGGCTGGCTGA
- a CDS encoding non-ribosomal peptide synthetase, translating to MNDAPYTPKTPTTRIEARFTEVAEAFPRRIALTDPEGDVLYGELLAGARAVAHALRGLGVTPGDAVLLVGHGGRDTVLGMLGVLLAGGCYVPVDPGYPAERVRTMAERARAVLTLHTGETSPSGLRIPRFEPRALAEAATAPGHVGMPPAPSGPDDLAYIMFTSGTTGEPKPVGVTHRGVVSLALDQELLKLSPEDGILLHSTLAFDASTYEIWAPLLAGARITAAGRHPLALHELAALLSAPEVTTAWLTAPLFPLMTHHHGAALGTLRTLITGGDTVPAVAAADFHTAYPGTRLINGYGPTENTTFSTLGPASAWQGPRRTAFPIGTPLRGTSCYILDERLAPVPRGTSGELFLGGDRLARGYLGLPAATAERFLPDPFASGPGARMYRTGDRVRQLPDGALDFRGRTDDEAKVRGHRVHLAEASAILAADPAVHGAAVLAHPGPDGTALAGFVTPAALDTAALRARARRRAPSHLVADRITALDALPLATNGKVDRDALRALLAAVPPPDAPGADAATNAPTVGEPALAEAWEAHAGLPAGPDADFFAGGGTSIGLMRLVEEVRTRLGVTLDFASVYADPTFAGLMGQLRALRAAAAPAPDKAASQDTDRTPAAQPTGNSLERIDGLWIRVVAAPSQDRVDRDFTEVDTWLRGYVGRAHPELGRTGPVCPFVPPALNGKTAQFSLRYDTDGRSADELRTLLKAEMADFAIVTDARPTTGAPLECRVVVLPGTGSEGWRNLDKMYPGLKSAAVTDGLMISQFHPHCDQRAVRNSAFPVSVAPLGMFAIRRMAPHDVLFLHTDHVWMKTYDRLFRAHYERGRIRDPLLRKLYLTALDRHGLGPLTLTTKENATP from the coding sequence ATGAACGACGCACCGTACACACCGAAGACGCCGACCACCCGGATCGAGGCACGGTTCACCGAGGTCGCCGAGGCGTTCCCCCGGCGCATCGCCCTCACCGATCCGGAGGGGGACGTGCTGTACGGAGAGCTGCTGGCCGGGGCCCGCGCTGTGGCGCACGCCCTGCGGGGCCTGGGCGTCACGCCCGGCGACGCCGTGCTCCTGGTGGGCCACGGCGGCCGGGACACCGTCCTGGGTATGCTCGGCGTGCTGCTGGCGGGAGGGTGCTACGTACCGGTGGACCCCGGCTATCCGGCGGAGCGGGTACGTACGATGGCGGAACGCGCCCGCGCCGTGCTCACCCTCCACACCGGCGAGACGTCTCCGAGCGGCCTTCGCATTCCCAGGTTCGAGCCCCGCGCTCTCGCAGAGGCCGCAACCGCCCCTGGCCACGTCGGTATGCCGCCCGCGCCCTCCGGACCGGATGACCTTGCTTACATCATGTTCACCTCCGGCACCACGGGAGAGCCGAAGCCGGTCGGGGTCACCCACCGCGGAGTGGTCTCCCTGGCCCTCGACCAGGAACTCCTGAAGCTCTCCCCGGAGGACGGGATACTGCTTCACTCCACCTTGGCGTTCGACGCGTCGACCTATGAGATCTGGGCCCCGCTGCTGGCCGGAGCGAGGATCACGGCGGCCGGCCGCCACCCCCTCGCCCTGCACGAACTCGCCGCACTGCTCTCAGCGCCCGAGGTGACCACGGCGTGGCTGACCGCCCCGCTCTTCCCTCTGATGACCCACCACCACGGAGCGGCTCTGGGCACCCTGCGCACCCTGATCACCGGAGGGGACACCGTCCCTGCGGTCGCGGCGGCCGACTTCCACACCGCGTACCCCGGCACCCGGCTGATCAACGGATACGGCCCCACCGAGAACACCACCTTCAGCACACTCGGCCCGGCCTCCGCCTGGCAGGGCCCCCGCAGAACCGCGTTCCCCATCGGCACGCCGCTGCGGGGTACGTCGTGCTACATCCTCGACGAACGGCTCGCCCCCGTCCCTCGGGGGACTTCCGGAGAACTCTTCCTGGGCGGCGACCGGTTGGCCCGTGGCTACCTCGGCCTGCCCGCCGCGACAGCCGAACGCTTCCTCCCCGACCCCTTCGCCTCCGGCCCAGGTGCGCGCATGTACCGCACCGGCGACCGGGTACGGCAACTCCCCGACGGCGCCCTGGACTTCCGCGGCCGCACGGACGACGAGGCGAAGGTCCGGGGCCACCGCGTCCATCTGGCCGAAGCGTCGGCGATCCTCGCGGCCGACCCCGCCGTCCACGGTGCCGCGGTACTGGCGCATCCCGGCCCCGACGGCACCGCCCTCGCGGGCTTCGTGACCCCAGCGGCCCTGGATACCGCGGCCCTGCGCGCCCGCGCCCGGCGACGGGCCCCCAGCCATCTTGTCGCCGACCGGATCACCGCCCTGGACGCCCTCCCACTCGCCACCAACGGCAAAGTGGACCGCGACGCCCTGCGCGCCCTCCTCGCCGCCGTCCCACCGCCGGACGCACCCGGTGCCGATGCTGCGACGAACGCCCCCACCGTGGGCGAGCCTGCCTTGGCGGAGGCGTGGGAGGCGCACGCCGGACTTCCCGCCGGCCCCGACGCCGACTTCTTCGCCGGCGGAGGCACATCGATCGGGTTGATGCGCCTGGTCGAGGAGGTGCGGACGCGCCTGGGCGTCACCCTCGACTTCGCATCCGTCTACGCCGATCCCACGTTCGCGGGCCTGATGGGTCAGCTCCGCGCGCTGCGCGCCGCTGCGGCCCCGGCCCCGGACAAGGCCGCGTCCCAGGATACCGACCGGACGCCTGCCGCCCAGCCGACGGGCAACAGCCTCGAACGGATCGACGGCCTGTGGATTCGCGTCGTGGCCGCGCCCTCACAGGACCGCGTGGACCGGGACTTCACCGAGGTCGACACCTGGCTGCGGGGGTACGTGGGCCGTGCCCACCCCGAGCTGGGCCGTACCGGGCCCGTCTGCCCGTTCGTACCGCCCGCTCTCAACGGCAAGACCGCCCAATTCAGCCTCCGGTACGACACCGACGGGCGCTCTGCGGACGAACTGCGCACCCTGCTGAAGGCCGAGATGGCCGACTTCGCCATCGTCACCGACGCCCGCCCCACCACCGGCGCGCCTCTGGAATGCCGTGTCGTGGTGCTGCCGGGCACCGGGTCCGAGGGCTGGCGCAACCTGGACAAGATGTACCCGGGGCTGAAGAGCGCCGCAGTGACCGACGGACTGATGATCAGCCAATTCCACCCACACTGCGACCAGCGAGCCGTGCGCAACTCCGCCTTCCCCGTCTCCGTCGCCCCCCTCGGCATGTTCGCGATACGCCGCATGGCCCCGCACGACGTGCTGTTCCTGCACACCGACCACGTCTGGATGAAGACCTACGACCGGCTCTTCCGGGCGCACTACGAACGGGGCAGGATTCGCGACCCTCTGCTGCGCAAGCTCTATCTGACGGCCCTCGACCGCCATGGACTGGGCCCCCTCACCCTCACGACGAAGGAGAACGCCACCCCATGA
- a CDS encoding cytochrome P450 — MATVTPSSLDYATFDKEIGDDPLGLMIRMREEGTVCAVPVDDGQRLLVVAEPAVAAAALAHGTRNHRGLLRELVGSGLFVVASGERWRQRRGLLRPLFAPRAVAELHTLVLDAAEDFVQRELLPRAGAEFDLADTLQRLSIEIILRLVDPTMSGAELHRLTGTVHLAVTHLDRRLFAPDRVQEGEDLAFADSKRTLEEFIARRAGEQRCPVAEPGLLPALVSALREQSEPEDTELVLREELLSIFVAGVETMGTLLTWIFFNLTGDREAYDHTCREVRETDLQALGAAGPMPPGLLPYTLAVVEESLRFHPPAWALFRRIEAPLEVAGVRLDAGDLVLASTYAIHRSPALWEEPEAFRPERFLSGRPPVAQYFPFGAGPHQCLGRQFSLLEAQLVTAVISGHGRLELTEDRAATRLRPAIALAPDPAPLAVFVPHGRPAAYPLETVHRGGAA; from the coding sequence ATGGCGACCGTCACGCCCAGTTCCCTCGACTACGCGACCTTCGACAAGGAGATCGGCGACGACCCCCTCGGGCTGATGATCCGGATGCGCGAGGAGGGCACGGTCTGCGCCGTCCCTGTCGACGACGGACAGCGCCTTCTGGTCGTCGCCGAACCCGCAGTGGCCGCCGCCGCCCTGGCCCACGGCACCCGTAACCACCGCGGCCTGCTGCGCGAACTGGTCGGCAGCGGACTCTTCGTGGTGGCCTCCGGAGAACGGTGGCGGCAGCGGCGCGGCCTGCTCCGCCCCCTGTTCGCACCGCGCGCCGTCGCTGAACTGCACACCCTGGTCCTGGACGCCGCCGAGGACTTCGTCCAGCGCGAACTGCTTCCCCGCGCCGGTGCGGAGTTCGACCTCGCCGACACCCTCCAGCGCCTGAGCATCGAGATCATCCTCCGCCTGGTGGACCCGACCATGAGCGGCGCCGAACTGCACCGCCTCACCGGGACGGTGCACCTGGCAGTGACCCATCTGGACCGTCGGCTCTTCGCCCCCGACCGGGTCCAGGAAGGAGAGGACCTCGCGTTCGCCGACAGCAAGCGGACGCTGGAGGAGTTCATCGCCCGCAGGGCCGGGGAACAGCGCTGCCCCGTCGCCGAGCCGGGGCTGCTCCCCGCCCTGGTCTCCGCTCTACGGGAGCAGAGTGAGCCCGAGGACACCGAACTGGTTCTGCGCGAGGAGCTGCTCTCCATCTTCGTCGCCGGAGTCGAGACCATGGGCACGCTGCTGACCTGGATCTTCTTCAATCTGACCGGGGATCGGGAAGCCTACGACCACACCTGCCGGGAGGTGCGGGAGACCGATCTCCAAGCCCTGGGCGCGGCCGGGCCGATGCCGCCCGGTCTCCTGCCGTACACCCTGGCCGTGGTCGAGGAGTCCCTGCGGTTCCACCCGCCGGCCTGGGCGCTGTTCCGCCGGATCGAAGCACCGCTGGAGGTGGCGGGCGTCCGGCTCGACGCGGGCGATCTCGTCCTGGCCAGCACCTACGCCATCCACCGCTCGCCCGCCCTGTGGGAGGAGCCCGAGGCGTTCCGGCCCGAACGGTTCCTCTCCGGCCGTCCGCCCGTGGCGCAGTACTTCCCCTTCGGGGCGGGCCCCCATCAGTGCTTAGGGCGGCAGTTCTCCCTCTTGGAAGCCCAACTGGTCACCGCCGTGATCTCCGGCCACGGACGGTTGGAGCTGACCGAGGACCGCGCGGCCACCCGGCTGCGACCCGCCATCGCGCTCGCGCCCGACCCCGCCCCCCTCGCGGTGTTCGTCCCCCACGGCCGGCCTGCGGCGTACCCCCTGGAAACCGTGCACCGTGGCGGCGCGGCATGA
- a CDS encoding phytanoyl-CoA dioxygenase family protein — MNEEEKYLFDLRGYLVVEDVLSPRQLADANAALDHHGLWEGENKLDYRLLKQYNPYIANAGPLHTTPRPVRSLIGHDRVLPYLEEILGSDLRYDEGQVLYARKGAGALILHNGNTPWEYPPLSYQVRDGRIYGGHLIAAFCLTDALAEHGGFAVVPGSHKSAFDLPDAFQSWEKTGDWVTRVPVRAGSVVLFADTATHGSWPWAADFERRVVFCRYTAGMVQHTSPAPVPEDLPDGDWTPVERRLLRPPFAWHFQQDADGYAERQRTSVRSAEGWVMTDHSGQIIPRADDGTE; from the coding sequence ATGAACGAAGAGGAAAAATACCTGTTCGACCTGCGCGGATATCTCGTCGTCGAGGACGTCCTCAGTCCCCGGCAACTCGCCGACGCCAACGCCGCTCTCGACCACCACGGCCTCTGGGAGGGCGAGAACAAGCTCGACTACCGACTCCTGAAGCAGTACAACCCCTACATCGCCAACGCGGGCCCCCTCCACACCACACCGCGCCCGGTCCGGAGCCTGATCGGCCATGACCGGGTGCTGCCCTACCTGGAGGAGATCCTCGGCTCGGATCTACGGTACGACGAGGGCCAGGTGCTCTACGCGCGCAAAGGAGCGGGCGCGTTGATCCTCCACAACGGGAACACACCCTGGGAGTACCCTCCCCTCTCCTACCAGGTACGGGACGGCCGTATCTACGGCGGTCACCTGATCGCCGCCTTCTGCCTCACCGACGCCCTGGCGGAGCACGGCGGGTTCGCCGTCGTCCCCGGCAGCCACAAGTCTGCCTTCGACCTTCCGGACGCTTTCCAGAGCTGGGAGAAAACCGGGGACTGGGTCACCCGGGTCCCCGTCCGGGCAGGTTCGGTCGTCCTCTTCGCGGACACCGCCACCCACGGGAGTTGGCCCTGGGCCGCCGACTTCGAACGCCGGGTCGTCTTCTGCCGGTACACCGCGGGCATGGTGCAGCACACCTCACCCGCGCCCGTCCCCGAAGACCTCCCGGACGGCGACTGGACGCCGGTCGAACGCCGCCTGCTGCGCCCGCCGTTCGCCTGGCACTTCCAGCAGGACGCCGACGGCTACGCGGAACGGCAGCGGACCTCGGTGCGCTCGGCCGAGGGATGGGTCATGACCGATCATTCAGGCCAGATCATCCCGCGCGCCGACGACGGTACGGAGTGA